A genomic window from Rhodococcus sp. KBS0724 includes:
- a CDS encoding MCE family protein → MADITEAESGSKKRTLAIVAAALVGVMVVGGALWWVFTRAGTTTITAYFDKSIGIYDGSDVRVLGVKVGTVTSVQPQGDQVKVDLRVDRGIDIPADANAAQVTPSVVADRYIQLTPVFTGGNKMTSGSVIPIERTATPVEVDQLYASINDLASALGPEGANKDGALSKFVETGAANLDGNGAALGESITQLSDAARTLNDSRDNIAVTIKNLNTFVGALATNDQQVRQFNTQLSDLTGFLAGERDDLGAALNQLSFALGDVAKFVADNRDQLATTAEGLIAPTQTLANNKEGLANTLTMLPLAISNLVNSYDAESGVLASRLAFPDLQNPAEVMCKLMDLGKLVPGNPQFEELGRQMQPAIDQCVAVAAMTDAADQAKNMNLPFGILAGPERQMQVVPGTVPGVVSPRLSSGEGE, encoded by the coding sequence ATGGCTGATATCACTGAAGCCGAAAGTGGCTCCAAGAAGCGAACTCTGGCGATCGTTGCCGCAGCGTTGGTCGGCGTGATGGTGGTCGGTGGCGCCCTGTGGTGGGTGTTCACCCGCGCGGGCACGACAACGATCACGGCGTACTTCGACAAGTCCATCGGTATCTACGACGGTTCCGACGTCCGGGTTCTGGGCGTAAAGGTCGGCACTGTCACCTCGGTGCAGCCGCAGGGTGATCAGGTCAAGGTCGACCTCCGGGTGGATCGCGGAATCGACATACCGGCGGATGCCAATGCAGCACAGGTGACTCCGTCAGTGGTGGCGGACCGCTACATTCAGTTGACTCCGGTGTTCACCGGCGGCAACAAGATGACCAGCGGTTCGGTGATTCCGATCGAGCGCACCGCCACCCCGGTCGAGGTTGATCAGTTGTACGCGAGCATCAACGACCTTGCGTCGGCGCTCGGACCGGAAGGTGCCAACAAGGACGGTGCGCTGTCCAAGTTCGTCGAGACCGGTGCCGCGAACCTCGACGGAAACGGTGCCGCGTTGGGGGAGAGCATCACCCAGTTGTCCGATGCGGCTCGTACGTTGAACGACTCGCGTGACAACATCGCGGTCACCATCAAGAATCTCAACACGTTTGTCGGAGCGTTGGCGACCAACGATCAACAGGTGCGTCAGTTCAACACTCAGTTGTCCGACCTCACGGGATTTCTGGCCGGTGAACGCGACGATCTCGGTGCCGCTCTGAATCAGTTGTCCTTCGCTCTCGGTGATGTCGCGAAGTTCGTGGCAGACAACCGTGATCAGTTGGCGACCACGGCGGAAGGCCTGATTGCGCCGACACAGACGTTGGCGAACAACAAGGAAGGGCTTGCCAACACCTTGACCATGTTGCCGCTCGCCATTTCGAATCTCGTGAATTCGTACGACGCCGAATCCGGTGTTCTCGCTTCACGTCTGGCCTTCCCGGACTTGCAGAACCCGGCTGAGGTGATGTGCAAGTTGATGGATCTCGGCAAACTCGTTCCGGGTAATCCTCAATTCGAAGAGTTGGGACGGCAGATGCAGCCCGCCATTGATCAGTGTGTGGCGGTGGCAGCCATGACAGATGCGGCCGACCAGGCCAAGAACATGAATCTTCCGTTCGGCATCCTGGCCGGTCCGGAGCGTCAGATGCAGGTAGTTCCCGGCACTGTTCCCGGTGTCGTGTCACCGCGACTGAGCAGCGGGGAGGGCGAGTGA
- a CDS encoding MCE family protein produces MKKRRSPAMAGAIGIVVVLLATVSAFFMDSLPFVGAGSSYAAEFSEAAGLKPGNEVRIAGVKVGKVTSVDLDGDRVLVDFKVKDAWVGDQTSASIQIKTILGQKYLALDPRGTENLNPKDRIPLERTTAPYDVVEAFSSAADTVGDIDTDQLAQSMETLSEAFSETPDDVRASLDGVSRLSQTIASRDQDLQKLFEATGKTSQILADRNKEFTQLISDGALLVQELNNRQQAISQLLTGTQRVSQQLTGLVRDNEAAIGPALTQLNGVIDILEANNENLDKALKLYEPFIRLYANVVGNGRWFDQVVVNLLPPGLPLIPGPRDPIRTLGGN; encoded by the coding sequence ATGAAAAAGCGTCGTAGTCCGGCAATGGCCGGCGCCATAGGTATCGTCGTGGTGCTTCTCGCAACGGTGTCCGCCTTCTTCATGGATTCGCTCCCCTTTGTCGGGGCAGGTTCTTCGTACGCGGCAGAATTCTCGGAAGCTGCGGGGCTCAAGCCAGGTAACGAGGTCCGCATCGCGGGTGTGAAGGTCGGCAAGGTGACATCAGTCGATCTCGACGGTGACCGCGTTCTGGTCGACTTCAAGGTCAAGGATGCGTGGGTCGGCGATCAGACGTCGGCGTCCATCCAGATCAAGACGATTCTGGGGCAGAAGTACTTGGCGCTGGATCCGCGTGGTACTGAAAATCTGAACCCGAAGGACCGAATTCCGTTGGAGCGCACGACGGCTCCGTACGACGTCGTCGAGGCTTTCTCGTCGGCCGCCGACACTGTCGGTGACATCGACACAGACCAGTTGGCGCAGAGTATGGAGACGTTGTCGGAGGCTTTCTCCGAGACGCCGGATGACGTCCGGGCATCGCTCGACGGTGTGAGCCGGTTGTCGCAGACAATTGCGAGCCGCGATCAGGACCTGCAGAAACTGTTCGAGGCAACGGGGAAGACGTCGCAGATCTTGGCGGACCGGAACAAAGAGTTCACGCAACTGATCAGCGACGGCGCTCTGCTGGTGCAGGAGTTGAACAACCGCCAGCAGGCGATCTCCCAGTTGCTCACCGGAACTCAGCGGGTGTCACAGCAACTCACCGGATTGGTTCGCGACAACGAAGCGGCAATCGGGCCGGCGTTGACGCAACTCAACGGTGTCATCGACATCCTGGAAGCCAACAACGAGAACTTGGACAAGGCTCTGAAGCTCTACGAACCCTTTATTCGCCTGTACGCCAACGTGGTCGGCAACGGCCGTTGGTTCGACCAGGTTGTTGTCAACCTTCTTCCTCCTGGTCTGCCTCTGATTCCGGGCCCTCGTGATCCGATTCGCACGTTGGGAGGTAACTGA